A portion of the Lolium rigidum isolate FL_2022 chromosome 1, APGP_CSIRO_Lrig_0.1, whole genome shotgun sequence genome contains these proteins:
- the LOC124682647 gene encoding U-box domain-containing protein 19-like — protein sequence MREGTYRGRKNALVSLYGVLQGAASIAKAVSAGAVAVLANLLSSDHEDIVNDSVALLARIAEQQAGATAILASSELVTSVVDSLGASSSRSGKDHCVSLLASLCRHGGDKVVALMGKMPALMPALYALMAEGSPVAGKRARWLINEIHRVYEHRQPPPPVAPPAGDRVIRV from the coding sequence ATGAGGGAGGGCACCTACCGCGGCCGCAAGAACGCGCTGGTCAGCCTCTACGGGGTGCTTCAGGGCGCCGCCAGCATCGCGAAGGCGGTgtcggccggcgccgtggccgtgcTAGCCAACCTCCTGTCCAGCGACCACGAGGACATCGTGAACGACTCCGTCGCGCTGCTCGCGAGGATCGCCGAGCAGCAGGCCGGCGCCACGGCCATCCTGGCCAGCTCGGAGCTCGTCACGAGCGTCGTCGACTCCCTCGGCGCGTCGTCGTCTCGGTCGGGTAAGGACCACTGCGTGTCACTGCTGGCCTCCCTGTGCCGGCACGGAGGCGACAAGGTCGTCGCCCTGATGGGCAAGATGCCGGCGCTGATGCCCGCGCTGTACGCGCTCATGGCCGAGGGCAGCCCTGTGGCGGGCAAGAGAGCGAGATGGCTCATCAACGAAATCCACCGGGTCTACGAGCATCGCCAACCGCCTCCGCCGGTCGCGCCGCCGGCTGGTGACCGTGTCATTCGAGTATAG
- the LOC124652994 gene encoding U-box domain-containing protein 19-like, which produces MPPHDRKAPPARRMLALPAVCPCEAISPETLLASLLTLAADVASRDAGAFPVLRRGAGEALRITRVLLAFLEELREASAAEPLPGAAVLGLSELHVAMQKLRLLLADCARRGARLWVLMNAELVASELRFVLGSVATAMDVLPADVVGASVEARELARLVSDQAWRAAVGPDADDGRAAWSVRSMLAKFRTSAAPHAEDARMVLGRVGITTWWDCAEEVAFLEAELLERLEDGRENENDLVLISGLMAFLVYCRIVLFDRVDAKKKAEAAAPEPTPAAWSPSQEALLCPITLELMTDPVTVATGQTYDRTSIKRWVKSGCRTCPVTGERLRSAQFVPNVAVRGIVEQLLLRNGASLHEQPSSKHRSAVDKTAAAFGPAAAGGVRVAVACLIARLSRGTPEEQKKAAYEVRKLAKRNVFHRACLVEADAVPWLLHLLSSADASVQDNAVASLLNLSKHAAGRRALVEAGGLSLVVDAVNVAAKVEAQQ; this is translated from the coding sequence ATGCCGCCGCACGACCGTAAGGCGCCGCCGGCTCGCCGGATGCTGGCGCTTCCGGCGGTGTGCCCGTGCGAGGCCATCTCCCCAGAGACGCTGCTCGCGTCGCTCCTGACCCTCGCGGCCGACGTGGCCAGCCGTGACGCCGGGGCGTTCCCCGTGCTCCGGCGAGGGGCCGGCGAGGCCCTGCGCATCACGCGCGTCCTCCTCGCGTTCCTCGAGGAGCTCCGGGAGGCGTCGGCCGCCGAGCCGCTCCCCGGCGCCGCGGTGCTCGGCCTCTCCGAGCTGCACGTGGCGATGCAGAAGCTGCGGCTCCTGCTCGCGGACTGCGCGAGGCGAGGGGCCAGGCTGTGGGTGCTGATGAACGCCGAGCTGGTCGCCTCCGAGCTCCGGTTCGTCCTCGGCTCCGTCGCCACGGCGATGGACGTGCTGCCGGCGGACGTGGTCGGGGCGTCCGTcgaggccagggagctcgcgaggCTTGTGTCCGACCAGGCGTGGCGCGCGGCGGTGGGGCCCGACGCGGACGACGGCCGCGCGGCGTGGAGCGTGCGCTCCATGCTCGCCAAGTTCAGGACCAGCGCCGCGCCGCACGCCGAGGACGCCAGGATGGTGCTCGGCCGCGTCGGCATCACGACCTGGTGGGACTGCGCCGAGGAGGTGGCTTTCCTGGAGGCCGAGCTGCTGGAACGCTTGGAGGATGGCCGCGAGAACGAGAACGACCTCGTGCTTATCAGCGGCCTCATGGCGTTCTTGGTGTACTGCCGCATCGTCTTGTTCGACCGGGTTGATGCCAAgaagaaggccgaagccgcggcgCCCGAGCCGACGCCGGCGGCGTGGTCGCCCAGCCAGGAGGCGCTGCTGTGCCCGATCACTCTGGAGCTGATGACCGACCCGGTGACCGTGGCCACGGGTCAGACGTACGACCGGACGTCCATCAAACGGTGGGTCAAGAGCGGGTGCCGGACGTGCCCCGTCACGGGCGAGAGGCTCCGCAGCGCCCAGTTCGTGCCGAACGTGGCGGTGCGCGGCATCGTCGAGCAGCTGCTCCTCCGCAACGGGGCCTCGCTCCACGAGCAGCCCAGCAGCAAGCACCGGTCAGCGGTGGACAAGACCGCCGCGGCCTTCggcccggcggcggccggcggcgtgcgcgTCGCCGTGGCCTGCCTCATCGCCAGGCTCTCCAGGGGCACGCCGGAGGAGCAGAAGAAGGCGGCGTACGAGGTCCGGAAGCTGGCGAAGCGCAACGTGTTCCACCGCGCGTGCCTCGTGGAGGCCGACGCCGTGCCGTGGCTGCTCCACCTGCTCTCCTCCGCGGACGCGTCCGTCCAGGACAACGCCGTGGCCAGCCTGCTGAACCTGTCCAAGCACGCGGCCGGGCGGCGCGCGCTCGTGGAGGCCGGCGGGCTCAGCCTCGTCGTCGACGCCGTCAACGTCGCGGCCAAGGTGGAGGCGCAGCAG
- the LOC124653002 gene encoding transportin-1-like, whose protein sequence is MGKYWWRHIFNKLLKFPLAYMESAPNEAGSVNGVQNASNEKASGSDTQRCSKEEASAGGVQRVPKRKGLLPDVQKATNQKASGNDIQRTSKKKASASGSKVVLNGKASLSNVQEVPQEKASDSNLADKKTTSDSAGFQKVLNWNMLVLAEPRRIRSHLRKVKDTLKYDTFEEVEEEKEIHSWSSLSRAGFMFVLEPEKVTFFERLMVHHKYKIYNEGKNEYDPWGLIGKFGDISILKYDEAYVIPLLMKLQIAAAEVARIWRPKKKMLSEICFMLNDRSDQPLWWKQRKYKKMKDFHCYLVFILAHKEELSVQVRQAAGLVLTNNVQMKFDSLSPGCTHYIKSELLPCITTKNKAIRSTAGTTIAVLFQWIRVAGWMELFKELYQCINSQDICKNEDALDVLLKITEIGAEHLNEAVRGLPKRPIDVFIPILMKFMKFPHDNLRKLALGCVSNCIVLSPLPWSLDTSMDECLQQLSNLFNDTSSDVREKVCSTWGQLIKVHPSRSKLLIKNIIESKLEAMKDSIKEVALKACQFWCAYCDDSRPYGELKEFLPNLITTFLQNMVLTKEDSSHAVFEDLHPLKEVTIRENLDDVYTLDLRICSAAGLTGICGVLWDDAFPVFMSLIEAKMAQMDDRAWKEREAAVASIGAIAKAHVTKPRFSQILALLIPPLDDNFSLVRFSTCRTISVCGKLIIEGLGHTTGDEQFMVFLMGLVRRTADSDRIVKEAAIAALESLQEEIKTKQLQAEVQDALQSYIQVVEEKRWSEETTPQRAYLLFSRPGPHLPGRKYIRSLCADQDAPGKNNNVISGEHRLGVVEAFAEAFGSMDAMVVDCYRQLIRWYLPSLIAGAGFLVFRCHIHPNMLIVMYASWSRAR, encoded by the exons ATGGGGAAGTACTGGTGGCGCCACATTTTTAACAAATTACTCAAGTTCCCCTTGGCCTACATGGAATCAGCCCCTAATGAAGCGGGTTCAGTCAATGGAGTTCAAAATGCCTCTAATGAAAAGGCATCAGGCAGTGATACTCAGAGATGCTCTAAAGAGGAGGCTTCAGCCGGTGGTGTTCAGAGAGTCCCGAAAAGAAAGGGTTTACTTCCGGATGTTCAGAAAGCCACTAATCAAAAGGCATCAGGCAACGATATTCAGAGAACCTCTAAAAAGAAGGCTTCAGCCAGTGGCAGCAAGGTAGTCCTCAATGGGAAGGCTTCACTTAGTAATGTTCAGGAAGTCCCTCAAGAGAAGGCTTCAGACAGTAATCTCGCCGATAAGAAGACTACTTCAGATAGTGCTGGTTTTCAGAAAGTTTTAAACTGGAATATGCTTGTGCTTGCTGAACCGCGGCGTATCAGATCACACCTGCGGAAGGTCAAGGATACACTAAAATATGACACGTTCGAGGAAGTTGAAGAAGAGAAGGAAATCCACAGCTGGTCATCGTTGAGCCGCGCAGGTTTCATGTTTGTATTGGAACCAGAAAAAGTTACTTTCTTCGAGCGGTTGATGGTACACCACAAGTATAAAATCTATAATGAGGGAAAAAATGAGTATGATCCATGGGGTTTAATCGGAAAATTTGGTGATATTTCTATACTAAAGTACGATGAAGCCTATGTGATCCCACTCCTAATGAAGCTCCAAATAGCAGCAGCAGAAGTTGCAAGAATATGGAGACCAAAGAAGAAAATGCTCAGCGAGATCTGCTTCATGTTGAATGACAGATCTGACCAACCCCTCTGGTGGAAACAGCGTAAATATAAGAAGATGAAGGACTTCCACTGCTACCTTGTGTTTATCCTCGCCCACAAAGAG GAGCTATCTGTTCAAGTAAGACAAGCTGCTGGTCTTGTACTGACAAACAACGTCCAGATGAAATTTGACAGCCTTAGTCCTGGATGCACGCATTATATAAAGTCTGAGCTCCTTCCGTGCATAACTACAAAAAATAAGGCCATCAGATCCACAGCCGGAACAACAATAGCTGTTCTCTTTCAATGGATTAGAGTTGCTGGGTGGATGGAGTTATTCAAGGAGCTATACCAATGCATTAATAGTCAGGACATTTGTAAAAACGAAGATGCACTTGATGTTTTACTCAAG ATCACCGAGATTGGTGCTGAACATCTTAATGAAGCTGTTCGTGGTTTGCCTAAACGGCCTATCGATGTATTCATACCGATTTTAATGAAG TTTATGAAGTTCCCTCATGATAATCTTAGGAAACTAGCGCTTGGATGTGTTAGTAACTGTATTGTGCTTTCTCCACTGCCGTGG AGCCTGGATACATCCATGGACGAATGTCTTCAGCAGTTATCCAACCTCTTCAATGATACTTCATCAGATGTCCGAGAAAAG GTTTGTTCAACCTGGGGTCAACTCATTAAAGTCCATCCATCAAGGTCAAAG CTACTCATAAAAAATATTATTGAATCAAAACTCGAAGCTATGAAAGATTCAATCAAAGAAGTTGCTCTGAAGGCCTGCCAGTTCTG GTGTGCCTATTGTGATGACAGCAGGCCTTATGGCGAGTTGAAGGAGTTTTTGCCAAATCTAATAACA ACGTTTCTGCAAAACATGGTCCTTACCAAAGAAGATAGCTCACATGCTGTTTTCGAG GATTTACACCCCCTAAAGGAAGTGACAATTAGA gAAAATCTTGATGATGTATACACCTTGGACTTGCGGATATGTAGTGCTGCTGGTCTAACTGGCATTTGCGGTGTCCTCTGGGATGACGCTTTTCCGGTATTCATGTCCTTAATAGAG GCAAAGATGGCTCAGATGGATGATAGAGCCTGGAAGGAGAGGGAAGCAGCAGTAGCTTCGATAGGTGCTATAGCAAAGGCGCATGTTACCAAACCAAGATTTTCGCAG ATTTTGGCCCTCTTGATACCACCGCTTGACGACAATTTTTCTCTTGTACGGTTTAGTACTTGTCGGACAATTTCAGTCTGTGGCAAGCTCATTATAGAG GGCCTTGGCCATACTACTGGAGATGAGCAGTTCATGGTGTTCCTCATGGGGTTGGTCCGTAGGACAGCGGATTCAGATAGGATTGTTAAGGAGGCTGCCATTGCAGCACTTGAATCTCTGCAAGAG GAAATCAAGACGAAGCAACTGCAGGCCGAAGTGCAGGATGCTCTGCAGAGCTACATTCAG GTCGTTGAGGAAAAGAGATGGAGCGAGGAGACCACACCACAACGAGCATATCTACTTTTTTCACGGCCCGGGCCCCACCTCCCTGGAAGAAAGTACATACGCAG CTTGTGCGCTGACCAAGACGCACCTGGTAAAAATAATAATGTAATAAGCGGTGAACATCGGCTTGGAG TTGTAGAGGCTTTCGCCGAGGCCTTTGGAAGCATGGACGCCATGGTGGTAGACTGCTACCGCCAACTGATCCGGTGGTACCTTCcgagccttattgccggcgccgGCTTTTTGGTG TTTCGATGTCACATTCACCCAAATATGTTGATTGTGATGTATGCATCGTGGAGCAGGGCAAGATAG